A genomic region of Pseudomonas frederiksbergensis contains the following coding sequences:
- a CDS encoding DUF2796 domain-containing protein yields MRRLLLALPFALLPLAIAQAAEVHDHEHEHGSLGAHEHGVGRLNAALDGQTLELELESPAMNLVGFEHVASSDADKAKVAAARAQLEKPLVLFSLPKAANCVVSQQELNSPLFGDKPDTDDHDDDDDHATDGKGSAAEEHHHDHSEIHAHYQFTCAAPGALKTLDLSQVFKTFPATQKIQVQLISPSGQQGVEVTSKAAALNF; encoded by the coding sequence ATGCGCCGTCTGCTACTCGCTTTGCCGTTTGCCCTGTTGCCGCTGGCTATCGCTCAGGCCGCTGAAGTTCATGATCACGAGCATGAACACGGCAGCCTGGGCGCCCACGAACACGGCGTCGGACGTTTGAACGCGGCGCTGGACGGTCAGACGCTGGAACTGGAGCTCGAAAGCCCGGCGATGAACCTGGTGGGCTTTGAACACGTTGCCAGCAGCGATGCAGACAAGGCTAAAGTTGCCGCCGCTCGTGCACAGTTGGAGAAACCGCTGGTGCTGTTCAGCCTGCCAAAAGCGGCCAACTGCGTCGTCAGTCAGCAAGAACTGAACAGCCCGCTGTTCGGTGACAAACCAGACACCGATGATCACGACGACGATGACGACCATGCGACCGACGGTAAAGGCTCAGCCGCCGAAGAGCATCACCACGATCACAGCGAAATCCACGCGCACTACCAATTCACCTGCGCCGCCCCTGGCGCGCTGAAGACCCTGGACCTGTCGCAAGTATTCAAGACCTTCCCTGCGACGCAGAAAATTCAGGTACAACTGATCAGCCCAAGCGGCCAGCAAGGGGTTGAAGTCACCTCGAAGGCTGCGGCACTGAATTTCTGA
- a CDS encoding NAD-dependent epimerase/dehydratase family protein translates to MADGPVLITGGAGFIGSHLADALLAKGHSVRILDDLSTGKRSNLPLDNPRVELIEGDVADAKRVAQVMLGCSAVAHLAAVASVQASVDDPVRTHQSNFIGTLNVCEAMRQAGVKRVLFASSAAVYGNNGEGESIDEETTKAPLTPYASDKLAGEFYLDFYRRQHGLEPAIFRFFNIFGPRQDPSSPYSGVISIFSERAQKGLPITVFGDGEQTRDFVYVEDLVDLLVQAIEAPALEVGAVNVGWNQATTLKQMLQALGEVVGGLPPITYAPARSGDIRHSRANNQRLLQRFTFPEQTPMSVGLARLLGR, encoded by the coding sequence ATGGCTGATGGCCCTGTTTTGATCACTGGCGGTGCGGGCTTCATTGGTTCGCACCTTGCTGACGCGTTGCTCGCCAAGGGCCATTCGGTCCGCATCCTCGACGACCTGTCCACCGGTAAGCGCAGCAACCTGCCGCTGGATAATCCACGGGTCGAATTGATCGAAGGTGACGTGGCCGATGCCAAGCGGGTGGCGCAGGTGATGCTCGGTTGCAGCGCTGTGGCGCATTTGGCCGCCGTGGCGTCGGTTCAGGCGTCGGTGGATGATCCGGTACGCACTCACCAGAGCAATTTCATCGGCACCTTGAATGTCTGCGAAGCGATGCGTCAGGCCGGGGTCAAACGAGTGCTGTTCGCTTCAAGCGCAGCGGTCTACGGCAATAACGGTGAAGGCGAGTCGATCGACGAAGAGACGACCAAGGCACCGCTTACGCCATATGCTTCGGACAAGCTGGCAGGCGAGTTCTACCTCGACTTCTACCGTCGTCAGCACGGTCTGGAACCGGCGATTTTCCGTTTCTTCAATATCTTTGGACCGCGCCAGGATCCCTCATCGCCGTACTCCGGGGTGATTAGCATTTTCAGCGAGCGCGCGCAGAAAGGCCTGCCGATCACCGTGTTCGGTGACGGCGAACAGACCCGTGATTTTGTTTATGTCGAAGACCTGGTTGACCTGCTGGTGCAGGCCATTGAAGCGCCTGCGCTTGAAGTGGGAGCGGTCAATGTCGGCTGGAATCAGGCGACGACTCTCAAGCAAATGCTCCAGGCTTTGGGCGAGGTGGTGGGTGGGTTGCCACCGATCACCTACGCCCCGGCGCGTTCCGGCGACATCCGCCATTCGCGGGCGAACAACCAGCGTCTGTTGCAGCGCTTCACCTTCCCCGAGCAGACGCCGATGAGCGTCGGGCTGGCGCGGTTGTTGGGGCGCTGA
- a CDS encoding DUF6515 family protein, whose amino-acid sequence MKSRIWRMAGVGVLCVSVSAPLLAEGQGGEELLHREQQQQQHKNDGGQHERGGEGHQGNNQPRPENNPPRVESNQQHPQNNQPRVEYNPPRPQNNQPRPQNEVIHGDNSRQFEHNGQNQGRPAPANNLPIQGRPDTVRQTQEPQRGYYQDVPRRNDNNPHWQGGGHDDHRDDRRWPGRPEGHGNGWGDGPRYRPGYMIDRFPERHDRVPYRGQDYFYSDGYWYRPQGPRYVVVQPPRGIRVRYLPEYAQEVWIGGALMFLAAGAYYTYEENTQDYVVIEPPVGNPQPQPQPQPTSSGYDVTAYPANGQSPEQVAQDGYDCYRWAVQQSGFDPRTVTYQPAPQVVQTYRQAEGNCLSSRGYQVSY is encoded by the coding sequence ATGAAGTCGCGCATCTGGCGTATGGCAGGTGTTGGAGTGTTGTGTGTGAGTGTCAGCGCGCCATTGCTGGCAGAAGGTCAGGGAGGAGAGGAGCTCCTTCATAGAGAGCAACAGCAACAGCAACACAAAAATGATGGTGGTCAGCACGAGCGTGGCGGCGAAGGTCATCAGGGGAACAATCAACCGCGCCCCGAAAACAATCCGCCTCGCGTGGAAAGCAACCAGCAGCACCCGCAAAACAATCAACCTCGCGTCGAGTACAACCCGCCACGTCCCCAAAACAATCAGCCACGTCCGCAGAATGAAGTCATTCACGGCGACAACAGTCGGCAGTTTGAACACAACGGGCAGAATCAGGGCCGACCTGCGCCGGCGAACAACCTGCCGATCCAGGGGCGCCCGGACACTGTTCGCCAAACCCAGGAGCCACAGCGTGGCTACTATCAGGACGTTCCACGACGCAACGATAACAACCCGCATTGGCAGGGCGGTGGTCATGATGACCATCGGGATGACCGTCGCTGGCCAGGACGTCCGGAAGGACATGGCAATGGCTGGGGCGATGGTCCGCGATATCGGCCGGGTTATATGATCGACCGCTTCCCTGAACGCCACGACCGTGTGCCCTACCGTGGGCAGGATTATTTCTACTCCGATGGCTATTGGTATCGCCCACAGGGGCCGCGTTATGTGGTGGTTCAACCGCCTCGCGGGATCCGTGTGAGGTATCTGCCTGAGTACGCTCAGGAGGTCTGGATCGGTGGCGCGCTGATGTTTCTGGCGGCAGGTGCGTACTACACCTATGAGGAGAACACTCAGGATTACGTCGTGATTGAGCCTCCGGTAGGCAACCCGCAGCCGCAGCCGCAACCACAACCGACCAGCAGTGGTTATGACGTGACGGCGTACCCGGCCAACGGTCAGTCGCCCGAGCAGGTCGCTCAGGATGGTTACGATTGCTATCGCTGGGCGGTCCAGCAGAGCGGCTTTGATCCACGAACCGTGACCTATCAGCCGGCACCCCAAGTGGTACAGACTTACCGCCAGGCCGAGGGCAACTGCCTGAGCTCACGCGGTTATCAGGTCAGTTACTGA
- a CDS encoding ABC transporter ATP-binding protein: MTQALIELSDLGFNWPGHPPLLDIPAFRLEPGETLFLKGPSGSGKTTLLGLLGGVQKPNRGSIRLLGQELTELSAGARDHFRVDHTGYIFQQFNLLPFLSVRENVELPCHFSKLRASRAIQRHGSIDQAAATLLAHLGLKDENMLGRRADSLSIGQQQRVAAARALIGQPELVIADEPTSALDYDAREAFIRLLFAECREAGSSLLFVSHDQSLAPLFDRHLSLAELNRAATPPEV, encoded by the coding sequence ATGACCCAAGCACTCATCGAACTGTCAGACCTGGGCTTCAACTGGCCCGGTCATCCGCCTTTACTGGATATCCCGGCGTTTCGTCTGGAGCCCGGTGAAACGCTGTTTCTCAAAGGCCCCAGCGGCAGTGGCAAAACCACCCTGCTCGGCCTGCTCGGTGGCGTGCAGAAACCCAATCGCGGGAGCATTCGCCTGCTCGGCCAAGAGCTGACCGAGCTTTCGGCCGGCGCCCGCGATCATTTTCGGGTGGACCACACGGGCTACATCTTCCAGCAGTTCAACCTGCTGCCGTTTCTCTCGGTGCGTGAGAACGTCGAACTGCCATGCCACTTCTCTAAACTGCGTGCCAGCCGCGCGATTCAGCGCCACGGCAGCATTGATCAGGCGGCTGCGACCTTACTCGCGCACTTGGGGCTCAAGGATGAAAACATGCTCGGCCGCCGTGCCGACTCACTGTCCATCGGCCAACAACAGCGGGTCGCCGCTGCCCGTGCGCTGATCGGCCAGCCGGAACTGGTGATCGCCGACGAACCAACCTCGGCGCTTGATTACGACGCCCGTGAGGCATTTATCCGTTTGCTGTTCGCCGAGTGCCGCGAAGCCGGCTCCAGCCTGCTGTTCGTCAGCCACGACCAGAGCCTGGCGCCACTGTTCGATCGTCACCTGTCGCTGGCCGAACTCAATCGCGCCGCCACGCCGCCCGAGGTCTGA
- a CDS encoding sugar nucleotide-binding protein has translation MRMRLMLLGGGNALGQALIRLGAEEDIGFLAPRPPQDGWDAASLTQLLDDTRPDALINLAYYFDWFQAESVAEARLAGQERAVERLAELCQHHNIVLLQPSSYRVFDGSRATAYSEKDEPVPLGLRGQALWRIEQSVRATCPQHVMLRFGWLLDDSVDGTLGRFLARAELPEELLMADDRRGNPTPVDDAARVIISVLKQLDCAAPLWGTYHYAGHEATTPLALGQAILTEARNLHPLAVEAPTAQAHAARPDAAEEPQHAVLACKKILHTFGIKPRAWRAALPGLLDRFYRHG, from the coding sequence ATGCGAATGCGCCTTATGTTACTGGGTGGCGGAAATGCCCTTGGGCAGGCGCTGATTCGCCTCGGTGCGGAGGAAGACATCGGCTTCCTCGCCCCCCGTCCACCGCAAGACGGCTGGGACGCCGCGAGCCTGACACAACTGCTCGACGATACGCGCCCCGATGCGCTGATCAATCTCGCCTATTACTTCGACTGGTTTCAGGCGGAGAGTGTGGCCGAGGCGCGCCTGGCCGGGCAGGAACGAGCGGTCGAGCGGCTGGCCGAACTGTGCCAGCATCACAACATTGTCCTGCTGCAGCCTTCCAGCTATCGAGTATTCGATGGCTCGCGGGCGACGGCCTACAGCGAAAAAGATGAGCCTGTGCCGCTGGGCCTGCGTGGCCAGGCCCTGTGGCGTATCGAGCAAAGTGTGCGCGCGACCTGCCCGCAACACGTGATGCTGCGCTTTGGCTGGCTGCTCGATGATAGCGTCGATGGCACCCTCGGACGTTTCCTCGCGCGGGCCGAACTGCCTGAAGAGTTGCTGATGGCCGACGACCGGCGTGGCAACCCGACACCGGTGGACGATGCTGCGCGGGTGATTATTTCAGTGCTCAAGCAACTCGATTGCGCAGCGCCACTGTGGGGCACTTACCACTACGCCGGGCATGAGGCGACCACGCCGCTGGCGCTGGGGCAAGCGATCCTCACGGAGGCCCGCAATCTGCACCCGCTGGCCGTCGAAGCACCGACCGCGCAGGCGCACGCCGCGCGTCCGGATGCCGCCGAAGAACCGCAACACGCGGTACTGGCCTGCAAGAAAATTCTGCACACCTTCGGGATCAAGCCACGCGCTTGGCGCGCGGCGCTCCCGGGCTTACTGGATAGGTTTTATCGTCATGGCTGA
- the trxA gene encoding thioredoxin: MSQDTPYIFDATTADFDQSVIENSFHKPVLVDFWAEWCAPCKALMPMLQTIAESYQGELLLAKVNCDVEPDIVSRFGIRSLPTVVLFKDGQPVDGFAGAQPESAVRALLEPHVQMPPPAAADPFEQAQALFDEGRFADAEATLKVLLGEDNTNARALILYARCLTERGELGEAQVVLDAVKSDEHKAALAGAKAQIKFLGQAADLPDVADLKSRLAQNPQDDEAVYQLAIQQLARQQYEPALDSLLKLFIRNRNYSEGLPHKTLLQVFELLGNDHTLVTVYRRKLFAALY; this comes from the coding sequence ATGAGTCAGGACACGCCGTATATCTTCGACGCCACTACTGCCGATTTCGACCAGTCGGTGATCGAGAACTCGTTCCACAAGCCGGTGCTGGTGGATTTCTGGGCTGAATGGTGCGCGCCGTGCAAGGCGCTGATGCCAATGCTGCAAACCATCGCCGAGAGCTATCAGGGCGAGTTGCTGCTGGCCAAGGTCAACTGCGACGTCGAGCCCGATATCGTTTCGCGTTTCGGCATTCGCAGCCTGCCGACGGTGGTGCTGTTCAAGGACGGTCAGCCGGTGGACGGTTTTGCCGGCGCGCAGCCCGAATCCGCCGTCCGCGCACTGCTTGAACCGCACGTACAAATGCCACCGCCGGCCGCTGCCGACCCGTTCGAACAGGCTCAGGCGCTGTTCGACGAAGGCCGTTTCGCTGATGCCGAGGCCACGCTGAAAGTGCTGCTGGGTGAGGACAACACCAACGCCCGCGCGTTGATTCTCTACGCGCGCTGCCTGACCGAACGCGGCGAGTTGGGCGAGGCCCAGGTCGTGCTCGATGCGGTGAAAAGCGATGAACACAAAGCCGCACTGGCGGGTGCCAAGGCGCAGATCAAGTTTCTCGGTCAGGCCGCTGACTTGCCGGATGTCGCTGACCTGAAATCCCGTCTGGCGCAAAACCCGCAGGATGATGAAGCCGTCTACCAACTGGCGATCCAGCAACTGGCCCGCCAACAGTACGAGCCAGCGCTGGACTCGCTGCTCAAGCTGTTCATCCGCAATCGCAATTACAGCGAAGGGTTGCCGCACAAGACCTTGCTGCAAGTGTTCGAACTGCTGGGCAACGATCACACGCTGGTGACCGTTTATCGCCGCAAGTTGTTTGCTGCGTTGTATTGA
- a CDS encoding Lrp/AsnC family transcriptional regulator: MSKLDRYDLSILAELQRDARISNQELAERIGLSPSPCSRRVKQLEDDGYITRQVALLDRKMLGLSLTAYVLIGMDRHTPERFENFEAAIRTLPQVLECSLVTGMDADYQLKVVVPDMDHYQKLLLGHLTRIEGVTSVRSSFVLNQVLNSTELPLTHLRS; this comes from the coding sequence ATGAGCAAACTCGACCGATACGACTTGAGCATTTTGGCGGAATTGCAGCGCGACGCGCGCATCTCCAATCAGGAGCTCGCCGAGCGCATCGGCCTGTCGCCATCGCCGTGTTCGCGGCGGGTCAAACAGCTTGAAGACGACGGCTACATCACCCGCCAGGTGGCCCTGCTCGACCGCAAGATGCTCGGCCTGAGCCTGACCGCTTATGTGTTGATCGGTATGGACCGGCACACACCCGAGCGCTTCGAAAACTTCGAAGCCGCCATCCGCACCTTGCCGCAAGTGCTCGAATGCAGCCTGGTGACCGGGATGGACGCCGACTATCAACTCAAGGTGGTGGTGCCGGACATGGACCATTACCAAAAACTGCTGCTCGGCCATCTGACCCGCATCGAAGGTGTGACCAGCGTTCGCTCAAGCTTTGTGCTGAACCAGGTACTCAACAGCACCGAGTTGCCGTTGACCCATCTGCGCAGCTGA
- a CDS encoding ABC transporter permease — translation MYLFRLAMASLANRRFTAILTAFAIALSVCLLLAVERVRTEAKSSFASTISGTDLIVGARSGSVNLLLYSVFRIGNATNNIRWDSFEHFANNPKVKWAIPISLGDSHRGYRVMGTTDAYFQHYQYGHQQNLQLASGRAFATDPFEVVLGAEVADALHYKLGDKLVLAHGVAVISLVKHDDKPFTVVGILKRTGTPVDRTLHISLGGMEAIHIDWHNGVPAQGSGRISADQARNMDLTPQAITAFMLGLKNKISTFAVQREINEFRGEPMLAILPGVALQELWSLMGTAEKALFVVSLFVVLTGLIGMLTAILTSLNERRREMAILRSVGARPWHIATLLVLEAFALALSGVVSGLALLYVCIAAAQDYVQSTYGLYLPLAWPSEYEWTLLGGILIAALLMGSVPAWRAYRQSLADGLSIRL, via the coding sequence ATGTACTTGTTTCGTCTAGCCATGGCCAGCCTGGCTAACCGCCGCTTCACCGCGATCCTTACCGCGTTCGCCATCGCCTTGTCGGTCTGCCTGCTGTTGGCGGTGGAACGGGTACGCACCGAAGCCAAGAGCAGTTTCGCCAGCACCATCAGCGGCACCGACCTGATTGTCGGCGCGCGCTCAGGTTCGGTGAACTTGCTGCTGTACTCGGTGTTTCGCATTGGCAACGCCACCAACAACATCCGTTGGGACAGCTTTGAGCACTTCGCCAACAACCCGAAAGTGAAATGGGCGATCCCGATTTCCCTCGGTGACTCACATCGCGGTTATCGAGTGATGGGCACCACCGATGCCTACTTCCAGCATTACCAGTACGGCCATCAGCAAAACCTGCAACTGGCCAGCGGCCGGGCGTTTGCCACGGATCCGTTCGAAGTGGTGCTGGGTGCCGAAGTGGCCGATGCGCTGCATTACAAACTCGGCGACAAACTGGTGCTGGCTCACGGTGTGGCGGTGATCAGCCTGGTCAAGCACGACGACAAGCCGTTCACCGTGGTCGGCATCCTGAAACGCACCGGCACCCCGGTTGACCGCACGTTGCACATCAGCCTCGGCGGTATGGAGGCGATTCACATCGATTGGCACAACGGCGTGCCGGCTCAGGGCAGCGGTCGTATCAGCGCCGATCAGGCGCGCAACATGGACCTCACGCCGCAAGCCATCACCGCGTTCATGCTCGGCCTCAAAAACAAGATTTCGACCTTCGCCGTGCAACGCGAGATCAATGAATTCCGTGGCGAGCCGATGCTGGCGATTCTGCCGGGCGTAGCCTTGCAGGAGCTCTGGAGCCTGATGGGCACCGCTGAAAAAGCGCTGTTCGTGGTGTCGCTGTTCGTCGTACTGACCGGGTTGATCGGCATGCTCACGGCGATTCTCACCAGCCTCAACGAACGTCGCCGCGAGATGGCGATTCTGCGTTCGGTCGGAGCCCGGCCGTGGCACATCGCAACGTTGTTGGTGCTGGAAGCCTTTGCGTTGGCGCTGTCCGGGGTGGTTTCGGGCCTGGCGTTGCTGTATGTCTGCATAGCCGCCGCACAGGACTACGTGCAATCGACCTACGGGTTATACCTGCCGCTGGCCTGGCCAAGCGAGTATGAATGGACGCTGCTCGGTGGCATCCTGATCGCCGCGCTGCTGATGGGCAGCGTGCCAGCCTGGCGCGCCTACCGCCAATCGTTGGCCGATGGTCTGTCGATCCGTTTATGA
- a CDS encoding DUF3299 domain-containing protein: MLRALPALLMLVALPLWAAAPKDLTWSEMIPPDAPAEVPNMKPLHDLSQMSSALSAESAPAAKQDMPNAPVVKSLNGQNIRLPGYIVPLEVSEEGRTTDFLLVPYFGACIHVPPPPSNQIVHVKSQVGVKLDELYQPYWIEGALQVKASTSELADAGYQMDADKIYVYELPE, translated from the coding sequence ATGCTCCGCGCTCTGCCTGCGCTGTTGATGCTGGTCGCCCTGCCCCTGTGGGCGGCCGCGCCAAAAGACCTGACCTGGTCGGAAATGATCCCGCCGGACGCTCCGGCGGAAGTGCCGAACATGAAGCCGCTGCACGACCTGTCGCAGATGAGCAGCGCGCTGTCCGCCGAGTCTGCTCCGGCGGCCAAGCAAGACATGCCCAATGCACCGGTAGTGAAAAGCCTCAACGGCCAGAACATCCGCTTGCCGGGTTACATCGTGCCGCTGGAAGTCAGCGAGGAGGGTCGCACCACCGATTTTCTGCTGGTGCCGTATTTCGGCGCATGCATCCATGTGCCACCTCCGCCCTCGAACCAGATCGTCCACGTCAAAAGCCAGGTTGGGGTGAAGCTCGACGAGCTCTATCAGCCGTACTGGATTGAAGGTGCATTGCAGGTCAAAGCGTCGACCAGCGAGTTGGCGGATGCCGGTTACCAGATGGATGCGGACAAAATCTACGTGTATGAATTGCCGGAGTGA
- a CDS encoding OmpW/AlkL family protein, whose product MHKSLLSASLIAFALATPFAQAHEAGDIIVRAGAITVNPTASSSSVKVDRGPLTGADLGGKATMNSNTQLGLNFAYMLTNNVGIELLAASPFEHDVNLKGTSLGAANGKLGTLKHLPPTLSVVYYPLDNKSAFQPYVGAGINYTWIYDEKLSNEAQANGFSNFKTTNSWGLAWQVGADYMLTDNIMLNAQARYIDINTRATVENDAVAPGTRARVNVDVDPFVYMVGLGYKF is encoded by the coding sequence ATGCACAAGTCATTGCTTAGCGCTTCCCTCATTGCATTCGCGCTTGCAACCCCGTTCGCCCAAGCCCATGAAGCCGGTGACATCATCGTTCGGGCCGGTGCAATCACTGTTAACCCAACAGCCAGCAGTTCCAGCGTCAAGGTTGATCGCGGCCCCTTGACGGGTGCCGACCTGGGCGGCAAGGCAACCATGAACAGCAACACTCAGCTGGGCCTGAACTTCGCGTACATGCTCACCAACAATGTCGGCATCGAGCTGCTCGCCGCCTCGCCGTTCGAGCATGACGTGAACCTCAAAGGCACCTCCCTGGGCGCGGCCAACGGTAAGCTCGGCACCCTCAAACACCTGCCGCCGACCCTGAGCGTGGTTTACTACCCGCTCGACAATAAGTCTGCATTCCAGCCGTACGTGGGCGCCGGTATCAACTACACCTGGATCTACGACGAAAAGCTCAGTAACGAAGCGCAAGCCAACGGCTTCAGCAACTTCAAGACGACCAACTCCTGGGGCCTGGCCTGGCAGGTCGGGGCTGACTACATGTTGACCGACAACATCATGCTCAACGCCCAGGCACGCTACATCGACATCAACACCCGTGCGACCGTGGAAAACGACGCCGTGGCGCCGGGCACTCGGGCCAGGGTCAACGTGGATGTGGACCCGTTCGTGTACATGGTTGGCCTGGGTTACAAGTTCTAA
- a CDS encoding cation diffusion facilitator family transporter: MTSSPEHARLLRLATRASVAVASILIVAKAIAWWLSGSVSMLAGLTDSALDGVTSLLNLLAVHYALRPADDDHRYGHGKAESLSGMAQALFIGGSAVLIAYQAFERLKHPEPVGAPWISIGVIIFSLALTLALLMLQHRVIRETGSNAVRADSLHYRSDMMLNGSILVALVLAGFGWHQVDAWFGLGIAAYILWSAIQIARESFAVLMDEELPPDVSQHMLELACGVPGVLGAHDLRTRISGSHWFVQLHLELPGELTLSVAHGISDQAADAIHTAYPRAEVLVHADPQEVVKAARDQ, from the coding sequence ATGACCAGCAGCCCGGAACACGCTCGCCTGTTACGCCTCGCCACCCGCGCCTCCGTGGCGGTGGCGAGCATACTCATTGTCGCCAAGGCCATTGCCTGGTGGCTGAGCGGATCGGTGAGCATGCTTGCCGGGCTGACGGACTCGGCACTCGACGGCGTGACATCGCTGCTCAATCTGTTGGCGGTGCATTACGCGTTGCGCCCGGCCGATGACGATCACCGCTACGGGCACGGCAAGGCGGAATCCTTGTCGGGCATGGCCCAGGCACTGTTCATCGGAGGCAGCGCGGTATTGATCGCGTATCAGGCATTCGAGCGCCTGAAACACCCGGAACCGGTAGGCGCGCCGTGGATCAGCATCGGCGTGATTATTTTTTCCCTCGCCCTGACCCTGGCGCTGCTGATGCTGCAACACCGGGTAATCCGTGAAACCGGCTCCAACGCGGTGCGCGCCGACTCGCTGCATTACCGTTCCGACATGATGCTCAACGGCAGCATTCTGGTGGCGTTGGTACTGGCCGGTTTTGGCTGGCATCAAGTCGATGCCTGGTTCGGCTTGGGGATCGCCGCCTACATTCTGTGGAGTGCGATACAAATCGCCCGGGAAAGCTTTGCGGTGTTGATGGATGAAGAACTGCCGCCAGACGTCAGCCAGCACATGCTTGAACTCGCGTGCGGCGTGCCCGGTGTACTCGGCGCCCACGACTTGCGCACGCGGATCTCCGGCAGCCACTGGTTCGTGCAGTTGCATCTGGAGTTGCCGGGAGAGCTGACGCTGTCAGTCGCGCACGGCATCAGCGATCAAGCGGCGGATGCCATTCACACTGCTTACCCGCGGGCCGAAGTGCTGGTGCACGCCGACCCGCAGGAAGTGGTGAAGGCTGCCCGGGATCAGTAA
- a CDS encoding polyribonucleotide nucleotidyltransferase, protein MRTPFRLIGGVLVATLLTQVTACGSIFYPDRRGQIDGKIDPAIAALDAVGLLFYIIPGLIALAVDFTTGAIYFEPGKTAQVAPEKLRQAIDADGKVDNHKLQAILESELGRSVPLDDPRLIQHKGSVQQLAMLGLQPAA, encoded by the coding sequence ATGCGTACTCCATTTCGCCTGATTGGCGGTGTATTGGTTGCGACCCTGCTGACCCAAGTGACCGCTTGCGGTTCGATTTTCTACCCGGATCGCCGTGGCCAGATCGACGGCAAGATCGACCCGGCGATTGCCGCGCTCGATGCCGTGGGCCTGCTGTTCTATATCATTCCCGGGCTGATCGCACTCGCCGTAGACTTCACCACCGGCGCGATTTATTTCGAACCGGGTAAAACCGCACAAGTGGCACCCGAGAAACTCCGGCAAGCCATCGATGCCGACGGCAAGGTCGATAACCACAAGCTGCAGGCCATTCTCGAAAGCGAACTGGGCCGCAGCGTCCCGCTGGATGACCCGCGCCTGATCCAGCACAAGGGCAGCGTTCAGCAACTGGCCATGCTCGGCCTGCAACCCGCCGCTTGA